The following proteins are encoded in a genomic region of Spirosoma sp. SC4-14:
- a CDS encoding F0F1 ATP synthase subunit epsilon, protein MTTSLIHLKVLLPGTTFADIQDATRLVVETAQGAYGLWPSRLDCVAALVPGILTYETKSEEECYMAIGEGILVKTGQTVLVSVRQAIASTSLSQLRRAIETELLQRNDQERRVHEVLSKLESGFIRQFETFRRT, encoded by the coding sequence ATGACAACTTCTCTGATACACCTGAAAGTGCTGTTGCCCGGTACGACGTTTGCCGACATTCAGGATGCGACACGGCTGGTTGTTGAAACGGCACAGGGAGCCTACGGCCTATGGCCTTCACGATTGGATTGCGTGGCGGCTTTAGTACCCGGTATTCTGACGTATGAAACGAAATCGGAAGAGGAATGCTATATGGCCATTGGTGAAGGAATACTGGTGAAAACCGGCCAGACCGTTCTGGTCTCAGTGCGTCAGGCAATTGCGAGTACCAGTCTGAGCCAGTTGCGTCGGGCTATAGAGACCGAACTTTTACAGCGAAACGACCAGGAAAGACGTGTTCATGAAGTTTTGTCGAAACTGGAAAGCGGCTTTATTCGACAGTTTGAAACGTTTCGTCGTACCTGA
- a CDS encoding F0F1 ATP synthase subunit C gives MDSITLIALASIVMAGFTTSIGCIAPALAEGRSVTNALSSLAQQPDASSTITRTLFVGLAMIESTAIYSFVVSMILLFANPFWNHFIELIGRK, from the coding sequence ATGGATTCTATAACACTCATTGCCCTTGCCTCCATTGTGATGGCCGGTTTCACAACAAGCATTGGTTGTATTGCTCCCGCTTTGGCCGAAGGTCGATCGGTTACGAATGCATTGAGTTCATTGGCGCAACAGCCCGATGCGTCGTCAACAATTACGCGCACGCTGTTTGTTGGCTTGGCGATGATTGAATCGACGGCTATTTATTCGTTTGTCGTTTCCATGATTCTTCTATTTGCCAACCCATTCTGGAATCACTTTATCGAGCTAATTGGGAGGAAATAA
- a CDS encoding alternate F1F0 ATPase, F1 subunit alpha produces the protein MNLHPYVVPAQRPVATESPVSEAIDQALAGLQLICSQFRPELTAQEVGRVTMVTTGIATVEGLPGAGADELLVFSTGLYGIAFNIDPDELGVVLLGNYWELQVGDAVQRTGRVVDVPVGEALLGRVIDPLGKPLDNLGPVATTERLPVERPSAPIMDRAPVTQPLQTGIKVIDSLIPVGRGQRELILGDRQTGKTAIALDAILNQRGQGVRCVYCAIGQRTSSVAKTLASLREKGAMDYTTVVISEGNDSPGLTYIAPYAATSIAEYFMEQGHDVLIVYDDLTHHARAYREISLLLRRPPGREAFPGDIFYLHARLLERSTHLCAERGGGSLTALPIIETEAQNLAAYIPTNLISITDGQIYLSPKRFEMGVLPAVDVGMSVSRVGGKAQRVSYRAVAGSLKLAYAQFEELESFSRFGTRLDEPTRRIIDHGKRIRSCFNQAEFEPVSVPAQILILLSLSEKLFDQVPLSAMRQAEQHLRQAAEQLPDGLQQRLLGAEPLSVNDRKTLLTLAQTTLTTFYSTPENAQMP, from the coding sequence ATGAATCTGCATCCGTACGTCGTTCCGGCTCAGCGCCCAGTAGCCACTGAGTCACCCGTTTCTGAGGCTATTGACCAGGCGCTTGCCGGACTTCAGCTAATCTGTAGTCAGTTTAGGCCTGAACTGACCGCACAAGAGGTGGGTCGGGTTACAATGGTAACAACCGGAATTGCTACTGTAGAAGGGCTACCTGGCGCAGGAGCTGATGAATTACTGGTCTTTTCGACCGGCTTGTATGGCATCGCGTTCAATATCGATCCGGACGAACTTGGCGTTGTGTTGTTGGGTAATTATTGGGAGTTGCAGGTTGGTGATGCCGTTCAGCGTACGGGGCGTGTCGTAGATGTTCCGGTAGGCGAAGCTTTGCTGGGGCGCGTTATTGATCCGCTGGGTAAACCGCTCGATAATCTGGGACCGGTTGCAACAACCGAGCGGCTGCCTGTCGAACGGCCATCGGCACCCATAATGGATCGGGCACCGGTTACCCAGCCGCTGCAAACGGGCATTAAAGTGATTGATTCGTTGATTCCGGTTGGGCGGGGCCAGCGCGAGTTAATTCTCGGCGATCGGCAAACGGGAAAAACGGCTATTGCCCTCGATGCCATTCTGAATCAGCGGGGGCAGGGCGTTCGTTGTGTATATTGTGCCATTGGCCAGCGGACATCGTCTGTAGCCAAAACCCTGGCCAGCCTCCGCGAGAAAGGAGCAATGGATTATACGACCGTGGTGATCAGCGAAGGCAACGACTCGCCCGGACTGACCTACATTGCTCCTTATGCCGCCACCAGCATTGCTGAGTATTTTATGGAACAGGGGCACGATGTACTGATCGTGTATGACGATCTGACGCACCACGCCCGCGCCTACCGCGAAATATCACTGTTATTGCGTCGGCCGCCGGGCCGGGAGGCTTTTCCGGGCGATATTTTTTACCTACACGCCCGACTGCTGGAACGCTCTACGCATTTATGTGCAGAACGGGGCGGAGGATCGCTTACGGCCCTGCCTATCATCGAAACGGAAGCGCAGAATCTGGCCGCTTACATTCCAACAAACCTGATTTCCATTACCGATGGTCAGATTTATCTGTCACCAAAACGCTTTGAAATGGGGGTTTTGCCCGCAGTCGATGTCGGAATGTCGGTGTCGCGGGTGGGCGGAAAGGCGCAGCGAGTATCCTATCGAGCCGTTGCCGGATCGCTCAAACTGGCTTATGCACAGTTTGAGGAACTGGAGTCGTTTTCGCGATTTGGTACCCGACTCGACGAGCCAACCCGCCGGATTATCGACCATGGCAAACGAATACGATCCTGTTTCAATCAGGCCGAGTTTGAGCCTGTTTCGGTTCCGGCCCAAATTCTGATTCTGCTTAGTTTGTCAGAAAAACTGTTCGATCAGGTGCCTTTGTCTGCCATGCGTCAGGCCGAACAGCACCTTCGGCAAGCTGCGGAGCAGCTACCGGATGGACTGCAACAACGCCTGCTTGGGGCTGAGCCTTTGTCTGTCAATGATCGGAAAACGTTGCTTACGCTCGCCCAAACCACGCTGACAACGTTTTATTCGACACCCGAAAATGCCCAGATGCCATGA
- the atpD gene encoding F0F1 ATP synthase subunit beta, producing MADQNGIDTMDLGKVVAVRGSVVDVEFDRQLPPVYTLLQAGTTNEILIEVQSQLDANRVRGIALTPTPGLARGATVKSTKAPLQAPVGSSVLGRMFDVFGHPIDRLPALSGVEWRSIHQLPPPLNRRSTKTELFETGIKVIDVLVPLERGGKAGLFGGAGVGKTVLLTEMIHNMVGRHQGISIFCGIGERCREGEELYRDMSEAGVLPNMAMILGQMNEPPGNRYRVGHTALTMAEYFRDDQHRDVLLLIDNIFRFIQAGMEVSGLMGQMPSRLGYQPTLGTELSRLQERIANTDTGAITSIQAVYVPADDLTDPAAVHTFSHLSASIVLSRKQASAGLYPAVDPLRSSSKMLTPGIVGERHYQLAQEIRHTLAQYEELEDIIAMLGLEQLSPEDRNVVVRARQLQRFLTQPFCTTESFSGMVGKVVSLSDALDGCERILRDEVKDYPESALYMIGRIDDATEKIAASKTSRLPS from the coding sequence ATGGCAGATCAAAACGGTATCGACACAATGGACTTAGGGAAAGTAGTTGCCGTACGGGGGAGCGTGGTAGATGTTGAATTTGACCGGCAACTGCCACCGGTTTATACCCTGTTGCAGGCTGGAACTACAAACGAAATCCTGATAGAAGTTCAGTCGCAGCTTGATGCAAACCGGGTGCGTGGCATTGCCTTAACCCCAACTCCGGGACTGGCTCGTGGAGCAACCGTGAAATCGACGAAGGCACCTTTGCAGGCCCCCGTTGGGAGCAGCGTTTTAGGTCGTATGTTCGATGTATTTGGCCATCCTATTGATCGGTTACCGGCTCTTTCGGGAGTCGAATGGCGATCGATTCATCAACTGCCTCCGCCCTTGAACCGTCGCTCAACAAAAACGGAACTTTTCGAGACCGGGATCAAGGTAATTGACGTATTGGTTCCGCTGGAACGGGGCGGAAAAGCGGGACTATTTGGAGGGGCTGGTGTGGGAAAAACCGTCCTGCTGACGGAAATGATCCATAACATGGTCGGTCGTCATCAGGGAATCAGTATTTTTTGTGGTATTGGCGAGCGCTGCCGTGAAGGTGAGGAGCTCTATCGCGATATGAGTGAGGCTGGAGTTTTGCCGAATATGGCGATGATACTCGGCCAAATGAACGAACCGCCCGGCAATCGCTACCGGGTTGGACACACCGCCCTGACGATGGCCGAATATTTTCGGGACGATCAGCATCGGGATGTATTGTTATTGATCGACAACATCTTTCGGTTTATTCAGGCCGGTATGGAGGTGTCGGGGCTGATGGGGCAGATGCCATCCCGGCTGGGCTATCAGCCTACGCTGGGGACCGAGTTGTCGCGTTTGCAGGAACGTATCGCCAACACCGACACTGGAGCCATTACCTCCATTCAGGCGGTTTATGTTCCCGCCGACGACCTGACCGATCCGGCGGCCGTACATACGTTCTCGCACCTGTCGGCTTCCATCGTGTTGTCGCGTAAACAGGCCAGTGCGGGGCTTTATCCGGCGGTAGACCCCTTACGGTCCAGTTCCAAAATGCTTACCCCCGGTATTGTTGGAGAGCGGCACTATCAACTGGCGCAGGAAATTCGCCACACGCTCGCCCAATATGAAGAACTGGAAGATATTATTGCCATGCTGGGCCTGGAGCAACTCTCGCCCGAAGATCGGAACGTAGTAGTACGCGCCCGGCAGCTACAGCGCTTCCTGACACAGCCTTTCTGTACCACCGAATCGTTTAGCGGCATGGTCGGAAAGGTAGTATCCTTGTCGGATGCGCTGGATGGCTGCGAGCGAATTTTGCGTGACGAAGTGAAAGATTATCCCGAAAGTGCGCTGTACATGATCGGTAGAATCGATGACGCTACCGAAAAAATAGCAGCCTCTAAAACCAGCCGGTTGCCATCATGA
- a CDS encoding oxidoreductase, with the protein MAKVWFITGSSRGLGRSLTEAVLSKGDQVAATARKPEQLTDLVEKYPDQILPLQLDVTDNGQIRAAVEQTIQHFGKIDVLVNNAGFGITGAAEAFTDEQVRTQLETNLFAPIELTRAVLPYMRKQRSGRILQISSVGGRVGNAGLTMYQAAKFGLGGFTEALAKEVAPLGIFVTSVEPGGFRTDWAGDSMSYAPALEGYETTVDQRAEFFKGGNFVPVGDPAKAAKVMVDLAYHPEPPVHLVLGSEAVGFLQHADALRKAELEKWLPVSLSTDHDEATSFFETELGKSFLKA; encoded by the coding sequence ATGGCAAAAGTTTGGTTTATTACCGGAAGTTCCCGTGGGTTAGGGCGAAGCCTAACCGAAGCAGTCCTGAGCAAAGGCGATCAGGTTGCCGCAACGGCCCGCAAACCCGAACAGTTAACCGATCTGGTCGAAAAATACCCCGATCAGATCCTTCCCCTTCAACTCGACGTAACCGACAATGGGCAGATACGGGCGGCCGTTGAGCAGACAATTCAACACTTTGGAAAAATCGATGTGCTGGTCAACAATGCAGGTTTTGGCATTACGGGAGCAGCCGAAGCGTTTACCGACGAACAAGTTCGGACTCAATTGGAGACAAATCTGTTCGCCCCTATCGAACTAACCCGTGCGGTTTTGCCCTACATGCGTAAACAACGGTCAGGGCGTATTTTGCAGATCAGTTCGGTCGGTGGCCGGGTCGGCAATGCCGGACTCACCATGTATCAGGCGGCCAAATTTGGGCTGGGTGGTTTTACGGAAGCGCTGGCAAAAGAAGTGGCTCCGTTGGGAATTTTTGTTACTTCTGTAGAACCCGGTGGTTTCCGAACCGACTGGGCGGGCGACTCCATGAGCTATGCCCCCGCTTTAGAAGGCTACGAAACGACCGTCGACCAGCGTGCCGAATTTTTCAAGGGAGGCAACTTTGTACCGGTAGGTGATCCGGCAAAAGCAGCGAAGGTGATGGTCGATCTGGCCTACCACCCCGAACCACCCGTTCATCTGGTTCTGGGTAGCGAAGCCGTTGGTTTTCTGCAACATGCCGATGCGCTCCGGAAAGCGGAACTGGAAAAATGGCTCCCTGTAAGCCTCTCCACCGACCACGACGAAGCTACCAGTTTCTTTGAAACCGAGCTGGGCAAATCGTTTCTAAAAGCATAA
- a CDS encoding AtpZ/AtpI family protein — translation MKNADKQSSFAQEVDGKAQRKARAKGQSANRIWAGLGLFGIIGWSVVVPTLLGAIVGRWLDVHYPAKYAWTLTFLVAGLLMGCLNAWYWVSKENDEINRLNNHKDE, via the coding sequence ATGAAAAACGCGGATAAGCAGTCGTCGTTTGCGCAGGAAGTCGACGGGAAAGCGCAACGGAAAGCCAGGGCTAAAGGGCAGTCGGCCAATCGGATCTGGGCGGGGCTGGGTTTATTTGGCATCATTGGCTGGTCGGTGGTTGTGCCTACGTTGCTTGGGGCTATTGTTGGCCGGTGGCTGGATGTTCATTACCCGGCAAAATATGCCTGGACACTAACGTTTTTGGTGGCTGGATTACTGATGGGGTGCCTGAATGCCTGGTACTGGGTTTCGAAAGAAAATGATGAAATAAATCGGCTAAACAATCATAAAGATGAATGA
- a CDS encoding RagB/SusD family nutrient uptake outer membrane protein, with product MNKLKILALALAFSGFMASCKDQLDVQNPNQPSSPALKTESGLISFGEGFYVTGFKDVKYYDGVPGYFWSGAIGNHELMGDVIGTDIANVFINQIGCPNQVTLDDGTVVANPNSPSKQIDFLRITANVNSTGYQNSTYYEWAYMYNLNNAANTILTNVDGVTFTGDAETKKGVLKAWSYWWKGYAYSRIGSMYYAGIINDKANGETLNGTNGNYVSKETMITEANKNLDAAAQILSGLTVNADYTATMQGLIPSFNRVGKGGVLSPAMWQRSINTMKARNILVNTRTSDMTAAQWADILTLTTNGVQASDLVFTGRSNTTGDFLSPTTGTVSGKTTGASNTYKISERLIQDFKPGDLRLSNNFAKRSSPYIGETSRGNAFFTRWTLINRGAAGSEGLASVITYSNTNAGGYELYMASSYEENQLMKAEALINTGKIEEGLALIDEVRKAQGAGLAAVAGTNLTLAQAKEELRSERRVGLLFRALSFYDMRRWGLLETGRKNAVALSRTGVVSTNATITYGYLDYWDVPDNEIAYNPPLSGSAPTTNPKTN from the coding sequence ATGAATAAGTTAAAAATACTTGCCTTAGCACTGGCTTTTTCCGGGTTTATGGCATCCTGCAAAGATCAGTTGGATGTTCAGAACCCTAACCAGCCTTCGTCGCCAGCCCTGAAAACCGAATCTGGATTGATTTCCTTTGGCGAAGGTTTTTACGTCACGGGCTTCAAAGATGTGAAGTACTACGATGGCGTTCCGGGCTATTTCTGGTCGGGGGCCATTGGCAACCACGAACTGATGGGCGACGTAATTGGGACCGACATTGCCAACGTTTTCATCAACCAGATCGGTTGCCCAAATCAGGTGACGCTCGATGATGGTACCGTAGTGGCCAATCCGAATTCGCCAAGTAAACAGATTGATTTTCTGCGTATTACGGCCAATGTGAACTCGACAGGTTATCAGAACTCGACCTACTACGAATGGGCGTATATGTATAACCTGAACAATGCTGCCAACACCATTCTGACCAACGTTGATGGAGTGACGTTTACGGGCGATGCCGAAACGAAAAAAGGTGTTCTGAAAGCCTGGTCTTACTGGTGGAAAGGCTATGCCTATTCGCGGATTGGTTCCATGTATTATGCCGGTATCATCAATGATAAGGCTAATGGCGAAACCCTGAACGGCACAAACGGTAATTATGTCTCGAAAGAAACTATGATTACCGAAGCAAACAAAAACCTTGATGCAGCAGCACAGATTCTGAGCGGTTTAACGGTAAATGCCGATTATACGGCAACCATGCAGGGGCTGATTCCGAGCTTTAACCGGGTTGGTAAAGGTGGTGTGTTGTCGCCAGCCATGTGGCAGCGTAGCATCAACACCATGAAAGCCCGCAATATCCTGGTCAATACACGTACCAGCGATATGACGGCTGCACAATGGGCCGATATTCTGACCCTGACTACCAATGGTGTGCAGGCTTCAGATCTCGTTTTTACGGGCCGTTCGAATACTACCGGCGATTTCCTGTCGCCAACAACGGGTACGGTTTCGGGGAAAACAACGGGCGCCAGCAATACCTATAAAATTTCTGAACGGTTGATTCAGGACTTCAAACCGGGCGATTTGCGGCTGTCGAACAATTTCGCGAAACGAAGCTCGCCCTACATTGGTGAAACATCGCGGGGCAATGCCTTCTTTACGCGCTGGACTTTAATAAACCGGGGTGCTGCCGGGTCGGAAGGATTGGCATCAGTTATCACCTATTCGAATACGAATGCGGGTGGCTACGAACTCTACATGGCCAGTTCGTATGAAGAAAACCAGTTGATGAAAGCCGAAGCATTGATCAATACCGGTAAAATTGAAGAGGGGCTGGCCTTAATCGACGAAGTTCGTAAGGCTCAGGGCGCTGGTCTGGCGGCAGTTGCCGGAACCAATCTAACGCTTGCTCAGGCAAAAGAAGAACTTCGCAGCGAGCGTCGCGTTGGGTTATTGTTCCGTGCTTTATCGTTCTACGATATGCGTCGCTGGGGTTTGCTCGAAACGGGCCGTAAGAATGCCGTTGCCCTTAGCCGTACGGGTGTGGTCAGTACCAATGCTACCATCACCTATGGGTATCTCGACTATTGGGATGTTCCCGACAACGAGATTGCATATAACCCTCCTCTTAGCGGTAGCGCACCAACTACCAATCCGAAAACAAATTAG
- a CDS encoding F0F1 ATP synthase subunit A yields MSLSPDFTVFWQYGFVKLNETIVTTWLLMLVMVAGSALITRRLKVGQRISRWQAMLEIVVLGIRDQIGDVGLSNPKRYLPFLGTLFLFIAVSNLCTIFPAYDPPTGSLSTTVALALAVFVAVPVFGIARQGIPGYLKTYLEPTPLMLPFNMLGELSRTLALAVRLFGNIMSGGMILGILLAITPLFFPIIMTALGLLTGVVQAYIFAVLATVYIAAATKDTDENLSDKTSND; encoded by the coding sequence ATGAGCCTTAGCCCCGACTTTACCGTATTCTGGCAATACGGCTTTGTTAAGCTTAACGAAACCATTGTTACTACCTGGCTATTGATGCTGGTTATGGTGGCGGGCTCGGCGCTGATTACCCGTCGATTGAAGGTTGGGCAACGGATTTCGCGCTGGCAGGCCATGCTCGAAATCGTGGTGCTTGGTATTCGCGATCAGATTGGAGATGTGGGCTTAAGCAACCCCAAACGCTACCTGCCTTTTCTGGGTACTTTGTTTCTGTTTATTGCCGTATCCAATCTCTGTACCATTTTTCCGGCCTACGATCCGCCAACTGGCTCGTTGTCGACAACAGTAGCACTGGCACTGGCGGTCTTTGTGGCGGTTCCTGTTTTCGGTATTGCCCGTCAGGGCATACCGGGCTACCTGAAAACCTATCTGGAGCCCACACCCCTGATGCTGCCGTTCAATATGCTGGGTGAACTTTCCCGAACCCTGGCCCTGGCCGTGCGTCTGTTCGGCAACATCATGAGTGGCGGAATGATTCTGGGTATTTTACTGGCTATTACACCCCTTTTTTTTCCGATAATCATGACGGCGCTGGGATTACTGACGGGGGTAGTGCAGGCGTACATTTTTGCCGTGCTGGCGACCGTATACATTGCTGCGGCTACAAAAGATACTGACGAAAACCTATCTGATAAGACAAGTAACGATTAA
- a CDS encoding AraC family transcriptional regulator has protein sequence MVVREEKKLPQIAYSCYYTRSREGEQFVPEHIFSYQISGTLLINDGHKAYTLREGDFRFSRRNQLIKFVKIPPQHGEFKSLSVYLDQDTLRSISLEYGYKSAQHVDGDSILTLTPNALYQNYITSLQPYQQLEQAGNEPLLALKRREAVLLLLQCNPELSDILFDFTDPGKLDLEAFMNKNFHFNVELKRFAYLTGRSLATFKRDFEKIFHSSPSRWLLHRRLQEAYYLIKEKGRSPSDVYLELGFEDLSHFSFAFKKEYGVAPSRI, from the coding sequence ATGGTTGTTCGGGAAGAAAAAAAACTACCGCAAATTGCCTACTCCTGCTATTACACCCGCAGCCGGGAAGGCGAACAGTTTGTACCGGAACATATTTTCAGCTACCAGATTTCGGGAACACTTCTCATAAACGATGGGCATAAAGCCTATACGCTTCGAGAGGGTGACTTCCGGTTCAGCCGCCGAAACCAGTTAATTAAATTCGTGAAGATCCCCCCCCAACATGGGGAGTTCAAGTCGTTGTCGGTATATCTTGACCAGGATACGCTCCGGTCAATCAGCCTGGAATACGGCTATAAATCAGCGCAACACGTCGATGGCGATTCGATACTCACTCTCACGCCAAACGCGCTTTATCAAAACTACATTACTTCACTGCAACCCTACCAGCAACTGGAGCAGGCTGGCAACGAGCCGTTGCTGGCGCTAAAACGTCGGGAAGCCGTTTTACTTCTGCTTCAGTGTAACCCTGAACTGAGCGATATTCTTTTCGATTTCACCGATCCAGGAAAACTAGATCTGGAAGCTTTTATGAATAAGAACTTTCATTTCAATGTCGAACTGAAACGCTTTGCCTATCTGACGGGCCGAAGTCTGGCAACATTCAAACGTGATTTTGAGAAGATTTTTCACAGCTCGCCAAGTCGCTGGCTTTTGCATCGGCGGCTCCAGGAAGCTTATTACCTGATTAAGGAAAAAGGTCGTTCGCCCTCCGATGTTTACCTCGAATTAGGCTTCGAAGACCTGTCGCATTTCTCGTTTGCCTTCAAAAAAGAATATGGCGTTGCCCCATCGCGTATTTAA
- a CDS encoding F0F1 ATP synthase subunit B — MPIDWFTVLAQAVNFFILVWLLKRFLYGPILQAVDKREQQIKTRIQESMAKETRAQQEENEFKEKIAAFDRESDAERARVTAEVAAQRQQMLVDARKELDSARVGWYRALRADQQQLGQQLSRRVQEEVFSIARKALTDLASADLDAQMATEFIRRMRALPDKTVAKLNAASETLSVLSAFELPIVQQKAIREAIQERLSLSAPVQFKTDSTLISGIALRTSGIEVAWSIDDYLTTMEKQVAEQIPTTHESASVRRSGSAPSSH, encoded by the coding sequence ATGCCAATCGACTGGTTTACCGTGCTGGCGCAAGCGGTCAATTTTTTCATTCTGGTCTGGTTGCTGAAACGTTTTCTGTATGGCCCGATTCTACAGGCTGTCGATAAACGTGAACAGCAGATTAAAACCAGAATTCAGGAGTCCATGGCGAAAGAAACCAGGGCGCAGCAGGAAGAGAACGAATTTAAGGAGAAGATAGCCGCTTTCGACCGGGAGTCGGATGCCGAACGGGCGAGGGTAACGGCCGAAGTAGCTGCCCAACGTCAGCAGATGCTGGTCGATGCCCGTAAGGAACTCGATTCGGCCCGTGTAGGATGGTATCGGGCGCTTCGGGCCGATCAGCAGCAACTTGGCCAGCAGCTAAGTCGCCGTGTTCAGGAGGAAGTATTTTCCATTGCCCGCAAAGCCCTGACAGATCTGGCATCGGCCGATCTTGACGCGCAAATGGCAACCGAATTTATCCGACGAATGCGGGCATTACCCGACAAAACGGTTGCGAAGCTAAACGCAGCATCGGAAACCCTAAGCGTCTTAAGTGCCTTCGAACTGCCAATTGTTCAGCAAAAGGCTATTCGGGAGGCCATTCAGGAGAGACTATCACTATCGGCGCCGGTTCAGTTCAAAACCGATTCGACACTAATTAGTGGCATTGCGTTACGCACAAGCGGTATAGAGGTGGCCTGGAGCATCGACGATTACCTGACAACGATGGAAAAACAGGTGGCCGAACAAATTCCAACAACTCATGAATCTGCATCCGTACGTCGTTCCGGCTCAGCGCCCAGTAGCCACTGA
- a CDS encoding F0F1 ATP synthase subunit gamma: protein MSETIEGLRRRIDGASSLASVVHAMKSLAASNIGQYERSVAALADYYRAITLGLTACLRQANPPQLPNPMHMKAIVNEVVVFGSDQGLVGRFNETIADHVLETIGDFSGKVRIWTVGEMLYRQLQARGKLPETSFAVPLSVGAITPLVGQLLFKSQLDREQTDPMRFYLFHNQPTAGASYEPVHQQLLPLDNAWWQSIKTNQWPTRQLPGVLGDQTTTLKALIGEFLFVSIFKACAESLASENASRLAAMERAEKKLNESLEQLNQTYHRLRQTNIDEELFDVLAGFEALVKP from the coding sequence ATGAGCGAAACAATTGAAGGATTGCGTCGTCGGATCGACGGTGCCAGTTCACTGGCGTCGGTGGTTCATGCCATGAAATCGCTGGCAGCGTCCAATATCGGTCAATATGAACGATCTGTGGCTGCATTAGCAGACTATTATCGGGCCATAACCTTGGGGCTGACAGCCTGTCTTCGGCAGGCCAATCCTCCGCAACTGCCTAACCCGATGCATATGAAAGCCATTGTCAATGAGGTGGTTGTGTTTGGGTCTGATCAGGGCTTAGTAGGTCGTTTTAATGAAACGATTGCCGACCATGTATTGGAGACAATAGGTGATTTCTCCGGAAAAGTCCGTATCTGGACCGTTGGTGAAATGCTTTATCGGCAGTTGCAGGCACGAGGAAAGTTACCGGAAACCTCGTTTGCTGTTCCGCTTTCGGTAGGAGCGATCACGCCCCTGGTTGGGCAACTTCTCTTTAAAAGCCAACTCGATCGGGAGCAAACGGACCCCATGCGATTCTATCTGTTTCATAACCAGCCAACCGCGGGTGCTTCCTATGAGCCTGTGCATCAGCAACTTTTGCCGCTGGATAATGCCTGGTGGCAGTCAATAAAAACAAATCAGTGGCCGACCCGACAATTACCCGGCGTGTTAGGCGATCAGACTACAACGTTAAAAGCGCTCATCGGCGAATTTCTGTTTGTTTCAATTTTCAAAGCCTGCGCCGAATCGCTGGCAAGTGAGAATGCCAGTCGGCTGGCGGCTATGGAGCGAGCCGAAAAAAAATTGAATGAATCGTTGGAACAACTCAACCAGACCTATCATCGCTTACGCCAGACTAATATCGACGAAGAGTTATTCGATGTGCTGGCCGGATTTGAGGCTTTGGTAAAGCCGTAG
- a CDS encoding ATP synthase subunit I: MNEILTLLLVGVGGVALGLVFYGGLWFTVRKGLSSTQPVLWFPLSLLVRLGVTAAGFYWLAAGHWENVLSCLGGFMLARLLVTQLTRRWDNRNLIRESEVAP; the protein is encoded by the coding sequence ATGAATGAGATTCTGACCTTACTGCTGGTTGGGGTGGGTGGCGTTGCGCTGGGACTTGTTTTTTACGGAGGCCTTTGGTTCACCGTACGGAAAGGACTTTCATCGACCCAGCCTGTGCTTTGGTTTCCGCTCAGTTTACTCGTTCGCCTTGGTGTGACGGCTGCCGGGTTCTACTGGCTTGCTGCCGGACATTGGGAGAATGTGCTGAGTTGCCTGGGCGGATTTATGCTGGCTCGGTTGCTGGTAACTCAGCTTACCCGCCGATGGGATAATCGGAACCTGATTCGGGAAAGTGAGGTGGCTCCATGA